A DNA window from Streptomyces sp. CA-278952 contains the following coding sequences:
- a CDS encoding MGMT family protein: MSQDQTDEGGSGTAPTGTAPTGAELPEYAERVLDVTDLIPPGRVMTYGDIAEWLGEGGPRQVGRVMALYGSAVPWWRVVRSDGTLLPTHELRALDHYRAEGTPLREASHRAEGHIPRIDMRRARWDGGVRPDGGGGESGRTGAAPDEGRGAGGDAGGDVSGDPRGAGGEARGAGGDVGGAGGRGGRAGGRGEKAHT; the protein is encoded by the coding sequence GTCCGGCACCGCCCCTACCGGCACCGCCCCTACCGGCGCCGAACTGCCGGAGTACGCGGAGCGCGTCCTCGATGTGACCGACCTGATCCCACCCGGCCGGGTGATGACGTACGGCGACATCGCGGAGTGGCTGGGCGAGGGCGGACCCCGCCAGGTCGGCCGGGTCATGGCGCTGTACGGATCGGCCGTGCCGTGGTGGCGCGTCGTCCGCTCCGACGGGACCCTGCTCCCCACCCACGAGCTGCGGGCGCTGGACCACTACCGCGCCGAGGGCACCCCGCTGCGCGAGGCGTCGCACCGGGCGGAGGGCCATATCCCGCGCATCGACATGCGGCGCGCCCGCTGGGACGGTGGCGTGCGACCGGACGGCGGCGGCGGTGAGAGCGGGCGGACGGGGGCCGCGCCTGACGAAGGGCGCGGTGCGGGCGGTGACGCCGGCGGTGACGTCAGCGGTGACCCGCGTGGTGCGGGGGGTGAGGCGCGTGGTGCGGGCGGTGACGTCGGCGGCGCGGGCGGCCGGGGCGGCCGTGCGGGCGGTCGGGGCGAGAAAGCTCACACCTGA